The Camarhynchus parvulus chromosome 4A, STF_HiC, whole genome shotgun sequence genomic sequence TGCAATGATAAAAGTCCTTGTATTAATGCAATTCTTTAATAGAATCCTGCATGTTTTCCTCACTTAGGTGAGTGAAATAGCCAACATTTGACTTTGTACCATCTTAATTAATCTATCTTTTGTTAGTGACAGGTTAAAATGACAATCAGCAGTACTGTGTCAGTTCTATAGGGAATATGTTCTGGCATGGACAGTCCCACCATGGAATTGTAGTTGGAGAGGTTATTGGTGCTCGGGTggaagagaaatgaaacaaaagggCTTTGAAGCAGCTACCTTTGCAGCCTGCCTGCCTTTGTGCTGGGGGAGTGGATTTCCTGGGTTTAATGAGCTATATAAGAAGAGGGAGTTTTGTCAAAATCCTTTTTGCACTAGTGACTACTGAGGAATGCCTTTGGAGCAGCAAGAAATCAGAGATTTCAGAGCTGAAAATCTTTTTGTGGGATATACTTTAACAATGCTGCTCCATCACACCCACTCTGGCAATTTTTGACTGGCCAAGTTTTGAGTTGGGGGAAGGGAACAGCTTTCCCATTGGTCATAAAATTCACAGAGTATTTCTTCTGAAGACAATAAAGCTGGGAGAAGGCCTCTTTATTTGCTGTGAAAATCATCACCCTTTCCGGCAATATAACTCCtgaagaaaagagggagaaggaagagacaagaCTGCATATCAAAGCAAAGAGAAGTGTTAAAAGGGTCTGTTGCCTCAATATGACAGATAGGCCTCAAAACCTCAGACAATGTAggccaggaaaggaaaaaaaaccccaccatcGGACCTCACAACTTGtttacaaagcaaaataaatttgcatTAGAACCAGCCCTGGGCCCTCTTTCAGAGCCTCCTCTCTTCACTTTTCAGGAATATTCTGCAGGCACTGAAACCAGCATCATCAACCAGCATCTTTCATAAAATCAGAAGCTGCCTGAAGATGTCCTAGGATAGGATATTGTGGGATTTCAGTGGGATTCCTGACAAAGCATTGTAGCCCGGATTCCAGGGTTTAGCAGTGTTGCAGAGGAAGTTATGGCTGTCCTTGGTGACTGGATGTTACCTTAAATCATCCCAGAAATGTCAAACAGCTTCTGGCCTGAGGATATGCTCTGTTCCCACCTGCATCTCTCTGTTACTTTAGTATTAAAAAACTGACGGTAATTTTTGAATTTGTAAAGATACAGACTGACAGAGATTGGGCCTCAGTTTTGTTTAGGACTCTAACTACTTTTGTACCTTAAAAGTATAGGAAGAGTAAAGGGCAAATTCTCCCTGACTTAAGTCAGTAATTTCACTGAATTAATTGAAATTGTGaagcaaaagtaattttaaataatgtttgaAGACAAACATTGTGCTGCAGATGATGTTCTGTAaagctaaatttaaaaaacctcacCAGCCACCATATTAGAAAATGTGACATAGATCAAATCTTACATAATATTCCTGCCAGAAACCTTGGTGTGATAAATAGGTGTCCTGTTCCTGTGCATTACTGTAAAGTTAGGTGCTAAAGGTTTGTGAAACCTGGTGTAattctgtgtttgtattttctgcTACATCTCTCTCATCTGTTCTCTTATACATGCTCAGATTGTTCATGCTGAAAAAAGagaatagaatcatagaactgAAACCTTTCAACAGACTtgaattttcccttctcttttcaatTTTGAATATGTTCTGCTATTCTGGAATAAAGCTCATTGGCCAAATTCTGTTCTTCCCTTTGCTAGTGTAAACTTTTCTATTCCTCTTCATCTAGAGAAGGAATTGGATCCAAAGCAGAGTCATTTTTACTCTCTTTTAAGCAATGACTGGACAGGCAGAAGCACTCAACATGCAGAAAATGTCATTGGATTTCTGAGTGGCAAACCAGGGGAAATCCCATTGCCAATGACTATAGACTAAAAGGAAAGTGATTAGCTGAGATTTTTTCCCAAGTGTTGTGTGTTCTTTAGCATTCAATATTTTACAGGAATGGCCTCTAAAGAGGCTTGttcctcttccttccatttGAGGGAATATAACTCCTTCCTTCAAAGACCAAGTGTGATACATTTACAGTGACTTTAGTCATGATGTTCTCATGTCATCATTAGCAGAAAATTGTCTTTTGTGTCTGCAGAGTAAATTTTTATTGAAGAAGAATGATAGGAGACTTGTCATCTACAGGGAAAGTCTTTCCTCTGATCAGTTCACCTGTTTCAAAACGTGTCCCCACCCTGTTTTATGGTAACATAAGTGCAGATCTTAAGGTGCACTTTCAGCTTTGTGAAATTCTCCTGGGAGTTCCCTGCTCAAACTCAATGTTTTGGGCACACTTTCACCACAGGTGTGTGTTGTTTTCTCACACAGTCATAAAGTCAAGTCTACTCCTGTGTGAGTGATGACACAGCTCcataaaaatcctgaaatcaaCAGGACAAGATTGTAGCTTCTTCTAAGGTGGTTTTATTCTACTTTCTATCAAAGAATTTACCTGTAATTAtgtcttgtgtgtgtgtgtggaattTCCACCTCCCATTTCTATCTGTGGCtttgttctgttctgtgttAGAATTGCTCCAGCAGTCCTGGCCGTGCTCACCCTCTCCAAGGAGAGGTTGAGGAGACAGGAGCAGTGTAAGGGTTGGAGTAGAGTCTTTCCTCTCAGTATTTGTGGCTGAAAATCCTGAGTACTCAGTGCTTCCCCTTCAAATGTTCTGAGTCAAAACACATTGGCTTTTTCCTGAGGAGTGCAGAGATAGGGCCCTGGATTCTGCGTGCTCTGCACTGAGGATCCAATCCCTGCAGTGTCAAGGCAGGGACAGACACTCAGCCATCCTTCAGTCAGAGAAAGAAGGATGCATGAAAACCTCAGCAGGACCTTCCTGCAGGAAATGTGTTCTAGTAGTATTAAATCAGGATGATAATCTCacattaaataattaatgagATCTTCCGGAGGTTTCAGATACCTTCACAGATTTCACTTTACATCAGTTGAACGCATGGTTCTACGCTGatgttgtttttaaagttaCAGAGTAAAACACATGGTTCTACATTGATGTTGTTTTTAAAGTTGCAGGGTAaaacttgaaataatttctttgtttcaggTTAGTTGTGTAGATAACAGTATCAAAAGACctggagggcaggaggcagTAGTAGAAATTGCAATAAAGTCTTTTGTTTGTCATCTGTCAGGACATGAGGCTGCAAAGCACCACTAAGAGAAGATAACCATGAAATCTCTGGAGATGGGAATGCCATGGATTCAGGGCCTTGTTTCTGGAGCTACTCAAAGTGAGTGAACCTTTGGCAAGAATCTCTCCTAGCCTTAAAGGGATAAGATTACAGGAACATTTCTTGCACACTTCTGAGAATATCTTGCAAAAATTACTTGCTttaataattattgttttcacaGTGAAATATTATTGGTATTGTTAGTATTGATAATTAATGCTTTGCAGAATGTAATTAATAAAtagcaaaattaatttgtctAAATGATTAGTGTTGTGATCACCTCAGGTAAGTCTGAGCctcatttttttcatcattaaGAACAGTGGTCTGTATCTATTCACAGGGAATAAGGAAAGCTAATAAATAATAAGTGTGATTCCGTCATTCTTGCAAACCAGACCTTCTCTGAAATACCCAAAGGTTTTGTAAAGAGACAGAAGGATAATGCTCAGTGAACAAAGTCAGCTTTAAGGATGTAAAAAGAATTGGATTCAATATAAGAAAGTTCTGAGGGGTTTGATCATGATTCAGGAAACAACATTTGCAGTGAGCCTGATCACACCCCTGAAATCACTGCAACACCTGCATGTACAGAACCAAACTCACTCAGGTgctttcccaaaggaaaatattttaaagttggTTCATTTTTTGGGAAACCATGAAGGACAGCAGTGCCCAtgcttttaaacagaaaaagacagaggataaggagagaagggagagaaaggaacCAACTCCAATGAAGATCTGCTTGCACTGAGCCTGCCTGGCCTAGCAGAAATACTAATATATACAtaagagagaaagaagcagcaggagaatttcttctctggattttttccctaaagcaGCACTCAGTAGCTTTAAATGTAGCCTTCCACTGGCCCATGGGCATTTGGGAGGGCCTGTTCCTATGGCCTGCTGATTTCTCCAGTTCTGGACACAGATATGCTCAGTATCTTGTTAGACCGCTCCAGAAAGGAGacactcccagctctcctgggagtgCTCTGACCTTTGCAGGCTTGAAATTTGGAACGTTAGAAATCTCTAAGTTGTTCCTGAGCAGCAGTTAGAATGTGATAttttatattatgtatatatatctcTACATGTCTGTGTGCTGTATCAGTCTATCCCAGTGTCCCACTAGTAaagggacagcacagagcaaatCAGGTTTTGCTCCCTTGGTGTGAATGGAAtccacaggagcacagagcaggtaAGGAAGGGATGAGGAGCAGTGGTTTTTTTGAGCAAGGGTTCTGTCATCTGTAAATCCCACAATTAGTGAGCAATTTTGTGGCCCTTGTAAGGACTCCTCAAAAGTAAGCTGCAAGGTTTTTTCAAAACAGgctctcttttgttttttcttggatAATATTCAGTGAAGaacaaatacaattttaaaaatacaaactttttTATCCCCCCAACTTCTTATTCACACAGAGCAACAGCCTGTTCTGATTGCTCTATTGAATTCTGTGGACTCTCCATGAACTAAAGTAATGTTCAGCAGGAGTGAGAAGGACTCTGCCCATACAAATTAGatgcattattttaatacaGACAGCTTTTCTATGCAGTTGCTTTCAATTCTCTAATGTCTGTTTTAAGTAATTGCTTTTCCACCAGAGATTGATTCAGTCCCTGCTTTGAAGACTTTTATTTACAGGCAGgtgtggagggagggagggaaagggaaggaacCTTCCTGGGATGCAGCACTGAAATACTGGGAGCATCTCTTTAGGGGAGGAATTGAGCATCCCTAATTTCTACTCATCTCAGTGCATGTCAAAGCTGCTCAGCACCTCAGAGGATCAAATACTTTCATACAGCAGATTATGCCTCTGTTCTTTTCAGGCAGTTTCCCCTCTTTTTCTACTCCCCTTtcttgtttaatattgttttcataTACAGGatgctgatttttgttttagagATGCTcaatgtttctatttttctcttgttcctCCTCCTAGTTAAACTGAACCTTTCCCTCAAGCTTCATGGCTTATTTTTGCTGCTTAAATACAAATGAAGAATTGTTTTGTACTCCTTGACTGTCATGCAGCAGAGCCTAATCTTTGGCTGTATTACCAGGCTGTGTTACCATGGATCTTTGTATTCCTGCATATTCTGAGAGCTGCTACTACAAAGTGAAGCAAGCCTTTCCTTATCATCCctgtttttaaagcattaaCTCATTGTTTGATCTTGCAGATCTCATTTCAGTGTTCTGAGGTTTGGAGGGGTTGTTTCTGGTAGAAAGCCTTACTTCTAACCCCCTGCTGTGCATATTTTACTTGAAGTTTTCCTAGGTACTCCAAAACTTGAGGAAAGTAAGCAAAGAATAGGTAGTGGTGAATACAATACTTCCTATTCCATCCCAATCTATAAAACTCCCATGAAAAGCAACTATTGGATATCacaaactttaaaaacataTCTCAAGTGAGGAATGAAAGGACACTGCTTTTCATCTCCCACAGATTAAAGGTCAAGcaagaaacacaagaaataaTCAACTGACCAAACCCAGCATCCAGTAACTGAACCAATATTTAACCACTAGCAAGAGAATCCTTCAGAGCAATCAGGATCTTTCTTTATTAATCTGAATCCTTCCCTCTGAACAGGGAACCTGGCAAAACCCCCCCAAAGACACAACAACAAGTAAAAATCTCTTCTCAGCACAAAACCTCCATGCCCTCCTACCTGTGGACGTGGACTGCACGGTTTTCCTCATCCACTCATAAGAGCTGTGCCTTTGGCTGTTGGGAGAGATTTGCTGGGCATGAATTGTATCTACAGGAGGTAAGggcgcagcagcagcagcggggtGCAGGGAGCTGTAGTCAGCAGAGCTGTAGGAGCCCTGGCCAGGGGACGAGCCATTGATGTGGGCAGCGGGCGCGGCGCTGGAAGGGCCTGGGCCGTAGGCGCTCCAGTCCTCGCGCTGGGGGCCGTAGTGGGAGCCCCAGGCGGGCGCCGGCTGCCCGTGGCTGTCCAGAGCTGCCACGGGGTGGTATCCCATGTAGTCGGAGTAGGCTGGGGCAGACACGAAGTTCTGCACGGGCAGGGTGTTGTTGGTGCACCTTGCAGATCCCGGATACATGCTGGTGTCCTTATCCAACAGATAGCTCACGTACATGATGCTCACAGCCTGCCTTTGTCTTGCTGGGACATCCTGCTCCTCGCAGGGTTTGTTTgatctcccttcccctcctctttctttctctcttttctagcccagcctggctctaTAAATGACTCCTGCTAGCCCTGATGTCCCTTTACTACACATGATTAACAATGGTTTTACCAGGTGCTGGTGGTAACAGTTTACTAAGGTCCTGCCTGATGTCACAGATAACTGCCTGCCCCAAAATTACATTTGCATTCAAATGAAGGGCTGCCCATGCAGGCAACCCCACCTTGCTGCTAGTTCCAGTGCTTCCTTTCTCACAGATCTTTATGTATCGCCAGCCCCGTTCTTTACTTTGAGAATGTGGTTTGAAATCTCGTGGtcttccagcagagctgagtaGGTAGTTAACCATAACTGTTCAGGCAGTAGAAGTTGTATTTTTCTTGAGCAGTGCATGTCAGGATCTCACTTCAGGGACTCAGAGTTAGTCAAAGCCTGGTGTCTGCTGGTCCAGTAGTAGTTCTGCTCCaatgtgctcttttttttttaagctaaaacCAAAGGAGCAGTTCAGTGTTTAACAGCAGCTCTTACAGAGCTCCTCACATGAGCACTCTTCTTGACTTCAGCTCTTCCTCTGTGTGGGAGAGCACTTAGAAACCACAGTAATCCTGGTGATTTTACCATTACAAAGGATATACAAGAAGTCTCATAGTCATTTTGAGCATTTGTTCATACGAATAGTCTTGTTGATGTTAGCAAGCTATTCATGAGCTGGCTGCTTGCCACAGTGATTGAAGTTCCTCTATTCTAACCTCCAACGTTCACAGAAAGGGAATCTGTTATTGAGAGAATGCAGAATTTGTCACTTTCCCTGTGCTTATGTCTTGGTTGTGATATTGAAATGAGTGATAGTTTTCcctgaaggtttttttgttctcattGCTGTGCTTCTTCACAATAAGTAACACCTTTTCTTGGAAATATGGGAACAAATTATAGCTTTTTCGCTCAGGAAAGCAGTTTCCTAACTTTCAGGAGCAATCTTATGTTTGTGAGTAACAAATCCCTGTGAGATCATCTGTAACCAGGAGCAAGGAGAGAAAgtgtggatttcttttttttttaatgagatagATACCTCAGCATTGTCTCTTAATGGGAGTTCaccctgtttttcttcctgttcctTTAATAATGTGATACTTAGTGGCACCTTTATTAATGATTAGACTTGTTAAAAGGAGTTTTTCCTTAAACAGGTGCAAAGTATAATGAGTTTTGTCTTTGTTCAGAGGtgtattttttctctgagtCTTTTGCACTTTAACACCATTTAAGCTTCCAGGTTCCCATGGAGGATGGAATCACTTTGCACACCTGACAGCACCGTTGATTCCTTTAGTGAGAGAGTGCTGTCTTCAGGCTGCATTCACGGTGTCCCTTGGGGTGGGACTTgtggaaaaagcttttttgacTGATAATCTCAGAAGCACAGCTACCTGCTCAGagtatttcagattttcctgctgttcacTTGGGTAAAATTTGTGCTCTTctgcttgtttgcttgttttggggGGCTGATGTTTTGCTGGTGTAATTgctgaaaggtattttaaaaatcattaggTTGTGGGAAGTTGCCAGaagctgtttctgctgcttgCATATGTGAGCTTACTCACTTGCAATTTGCACATCTGTGACAGCTGGCCACTCAAAAttacccagcagagctgctgggaaggacTTCTCAAATCCAGGCAAGTCAGTGATCAGTGGGTCATGGATCTGAGCTGCTTaattctgctgcagcaaaataaatcactgtTGTCCAATTTAGAATTAGATGTCTCTGAACAGCCTGTCTGCAgttaaaatgtgatttaaatgtAGTGGgatcttcctatttttttaactctagtgtttttctcccttctcaAATTTAGAGCACTGTGGTTGCTCAGTAGCTCTTGAGTGTTGAAATAGTTACAAAGAAAGATTCTTTACATCTTTTTGTTGTAAGttgatttcatttcctttcttcctcttcaaaACTGTTGAAGCCTCATCTTTGTAGGAATTTCAGTGCCTCTCCTGAGTGCAGGTGTAGCAATAAATCAAccagaggaagaagcagcatttgCTCCTTTACTGGAGCCCTCCAGCTGTCTGCAAAATGTTCTAATTATGTTCATTCAAGGAAACTTTTCCTGCAGGCTTTGTGTACCTGGtagagcccagcacagagctctgcagaagggCTGAGTTGGATCTGCCCTTGTTCAGTGCTCAGGAATGTTGGATACACCAGGCTCCAGCCATGGATTCATTCTCTCCCACTGCAGCATTGTTCCATGAGGAACATTTTGCTCTGTATTTCACAACGGTTCAATTTGTCTCATGGAGCTACTGGAAGCAGTACAATGGTGATGAGTCCTTATATTAGAAAAGTCACATAAAATATCTTTTGATACTCCCAGTAATACATGGATATAATGACATGGAAGGATATTTTTCCATACTGCCTAAAGAAAGGGCTTCACAATCTGGGATGGTTGAACTGATGGTGCTTTTGCTCCTCTGGCCTCATGCTGTGCCCACAAAGCAGGAAACTGTTTCCTTTGGATTCCTGAGTACTCTAAG encodes the following:
- the LOC115914858 gene encoding homeobox protein CDX-1-like, which encodes MYVSYLLDKDTSMYPGSARCTNNTLPVQNFVSAPAYSDYMGYHPVAALDSHGQPAPAWGSHYGPQREDWSAYGPGPSSAAPAAHINGSSPGQGSYSSADYSSLHPAAAAAPLPPVDTIHAQQISPNSQRHSSYEWMRKTVQSTSTGKTRTREKYRVVYTDHQRLELEKEFHYNRYITIRRKSELAANLRLSERQVKIWFQNRRAKERKLMKKKLTHFDGSSLGSLQSDSGSVSPMAGPEAQPHPDMAASLFPAPPPPPALPMGALQHGGTLQQVVASQ